Proteins from one Arthrobacter sp. Soc17.1.1.1 genomic window:
- a CDS encoding helix-turn-helix domain-containing protein yields the protein MQTGETSRVLAHVGANVHRFRIAANLSQVALADRAGISRRTIIKLESGEANISLTGLDHLADALGVTFVDLVAAPAAAHADIRELAWKGRPGSSAVLLASVPATKDAQLWAWVLEPGDRYDAEPDPEGWSELLMVSEGSIRVEQERGDVVLTAGEHLAFGTAQQYSYVNDGDRRARFTRVVVT from the coding sequence ATGCAAACGGGAGAGACATCGCGAGTCCTGGCCCATGTGGGCGCGAATGTGCACCGCTTCCGGATTGCAGCCAATCTCAGCCAGGTCGCCCTGGCGGACCGGGCCGGCATCAGCCGACGAACGATCATCAAGCTCGAATCCGGTGAAGCGAATATCAGCCTGACGGGCCTGGACCATCTCGCCGATGCGCTGGGCGTCACCTTCGTCGATCTGGTCGCCGCCCCCGCGGCAGCCCACGCCGACATCCGTGAGCTCGCCTGGAAAGGCCGGCCCGGCAGCTCTGCGGTGCTGCTGGCCTCGGTTCCCGCCACGAAGGACGCCCAGCTATGGGCGTGGGTGCTGGAACCCGGAGACCGTTACGACGCGGAACCCGACCCCGAAGGCTGGTCCGAGCTGCTCATGGTTTCTGAAGGGTCTATCCGTGTGGAGCAGGAACGCGGCGACGTCGTACTGACTGCAGGAGAGCACCTCGCCTTCGGCACAGCGCAGCAATACTCCTACGTCAATGACGGCGACCGCCGCGCGCGCTTCACACGGGTTGTCGTCACCTGA